The Rosa rugosa chromosome 1, drRosRugo1.1, whole genome shotgun sequence genomic sequence ATTGAATTTAGAGATTTAGGTATGTCATGAATGCTATACAAAACTGAAGAAAGGTATAAACATATCACCAAAATTAAAGGAGATCCAAGACCTCTCACATCTGATTAAGCAACGTTGATTCAAGATGCCATTCTCAATGACATAAAGCATTATGTCGGTTGATGATATGactaaaataaaaatgaaatcaaagcgtcaacaatttcaaagttatcaatcaactcaagtcaaaaccatgattagcaagcaagccataccaaaatcaaactaagacgaaCATAACGCATAAATTTAGAGCTCCTAGTCCACCAAATCGCTGAGAAATTGATATTTTTAGCGGAGAGCGATGAATTGAAATACACTAAATAATTCCAGTTAGAATCTTATCAGGAATGATTGATTCAAAGaggctcgaatgatcactaaaCTCATATTTTTTCTTGCATGTCTTCATTTGCAAATCAAATGTAAAATTTTAtccaaagatgggtctaaagttgctTGTTCAGCCATAATTAAAATTCAAAGCATCTTGTTAGAGAGATAAAATGattatgctagagaagtttttgatgaaaaagaaaagagaaaatcgcaaagagttttgaagttctcTAGATTTGCAGGAAATAAGGATTTAGAATTTGGGGATGATTGACtttccaaatagaaaaaagaaaaagaaacaaaattgtaaTGGGGGTTAgctagggtaatttgtaaaaaaaaaaaaaattaaagtaatagataaatagagggggtgtgtaaATAGAAAAAATGGGTGTGCGAATAGCACTACCCTTTCTATTAATCAGTCATGTTAGAATGAACAATCAAatctattctaaaaaaaaaaaaaattgaacaatcAAATTGATTTCTTAACCACCTGGTGTGGTAAAGTTGGTCGAGCTGCCTAGTGTGGAACCTTCATGTCTAGAGTTCGAGTCCTAACTCCCACCAGTTTGTGGCCAGCAAGTTTGAGGGGCCTTCGAGTTCGTGCGCTTGCGGCGGGAGATTAGTCTGGGTTTGCTGGGATCCTCTCGTGGACCTCGGTCCGAATACTGACCGGATAGGTGTGTTACTAACTCGCTAACGTAATCGATGTGGCTTGCTAACTCActcccaataaaaaaaaaaaaattaatttcttgATTCAATAGAAGCCAAAAAAAGGTGAAGTAAATAGGATTTGGATCCTCTCCTTGGCTAATTTTAGCCTTGATTATCCTTGACTTCTAATCTCATCCTTCCCTTTAAAATTCGACGGTCATTAGTCAACCACCTTAGCAGGTAGCAGCTGAGAAGCCAGAGGAtcatgagaagccttgcgccataaatGATCAGCTGCTACCTTCTGAGAAAAaaagatggcaatctcgccttatggcgcaaggctttgAGATGCAGACACAATCGAAGAAGCCATAGGGTCTTTGCCATGAATCTGAGATGGGTTTTGAAGATTCATGGATCGAGTCCATGGATAGCCATAAACTCGATCTGCTTTGCTAAAGGTTGAGACTGTGATTTGTGAGATGACGGAATAGAAGAAAAGATAACCATCGTTAGTGAATATTTCATTTATTAAGTTTATGTGCTGAGGTGGATGACTAGTGGTCATCGAATTTTAAATGGAATGATAAGATTATAAGTCAAGAATAATTAAGGCTGAAATTAGTCAAGGAGAGAATCCGGATCCATATCTATCTACTGCGATACATGTAATATTTGACGAGAATTATAGTTTGTCCGTTCGGGGACATCCGATAAAATTGGAACGATACAGAGAAGATTAACATGGCCCTGCGCAAAAATCGAGAAATGATTCAAAAAATTTTGAtgtaagagaaagaaaaaaatgtaataTTTGACGAGACTTGAGtgttagagtatttctattaaTCAATCATGTTAGAAAGAACAATCAAACCTATtctcagaaaaaataaaaaatgaacaaTCAAATTGATTTCTTGATTAATAAGATCTCATCCAAAATAATGAGAgctatgaaaaaaaaacaagtactATTACACCTATCCGCAGTCCTAATCCGAAATGAAATGTAAGAGCATCTCCCATGGTAGGCTAAAAGCCAAATGGTTTTAGCCTACCAAAAACAGAATATTCCCTCTTATATGCTTTTTTAGCCTACCAACAAAAAACAGTGCTGCCACCGTAGGCCAAATTCTGTAGGCCAAAATCAAATATCATCACATCTAACGGCTATAATTTAATTTGATAATGACAAAAAAACGGCTATTTTTCTAATCAATGATATAATGATAGTTGTAAATAACGGTAATAAACGGCTATAATttgaaaatgacaaaaaaaaatcaatatatttCACATTCTAGTACTCTTTTTCCCAGCTCAGAATATATTTCCGAGTATGGTTTTGACGAGACTATCAATAAAACTAGTCGATTTAGTTAAATGAAAATAAGtatatcataaaaattaatggttacacatttattttaaaaattctaAACATATCAAATATTGGGCTCATATTGAAGATCTCAATAAGATATTTACAATGATGTAATTTTAATATTTAGTAACATTATAAATAACCCATGTATATAGGAAAAATGAATTTTCTTAAATGTAAAATTCATGTTATtaatgaaacaaacaaacaaaaaggcaGCGGGTCCCACATTTGGCTTACCAATTCTCAGCCCAAATTTGGCCTAGCATATTTGAGAATGCCAAATTTTTTTCTTGGCATTTGGGATATAGCCTACTGTGGGAGGGGGGTGAAGGCCATAAATAGGTTTTTAGCCTACCATGGGAGATGCTCTAACGACCGATGGATCCACAAAACTTATGTAGGCCGGCTGTGTTATGTGAATAGCGCGGCTTCCCAATGAGAAGGCTTTATTGTATGGCGGATAATACTCCATCCAGCCGCTACCAACTTAGCAAGTGCTCACATAGGCTGTGGCACGGCGGTAAAGGACTCACCCGTTATTGACTGTGAACCCAGATTCCCTTACAGACAACAGTAGCACATTGGAGCCCAATAATGATCAGAATATAATACAAACAACAGACCAATTGCAGTGAATTTCGCGCATTCATGGGCGGGAATGACGCCACCACCATGTAAGACGACAAAGCAAAACTTGATGATTCATGAAAGAGAAGCATCTTTGCACATTAGGACCCTTCCATCACGTTCACAAAAACCCCATATTGGTCCTACTACTGCTACTGTCTTCCAGCCCCCATTTTCAACACACACAAATATTGGTAGAAACTAATCAAATCAAATATTCTCCGCCCTTTTTTGGGCTTCGTCAATCCCTAAATATTTCCTGACATGCGACCCTTATTTACAGGTTGTTTCCTTATCCCCAGTTTGTACCCAACACATTAATTAAACCTCTTTcgtatgtttttgttttttttctttctttcttccttgcTTTAGCTTTGATGGGTCTCTGGAATTTTGTGTATCTGGAAATGGGTATTGGCAATTTCTCACTCTTGTGAGTTTCTTTGAAGTGGGTCtttgctttttctttgtttttctagGTATTTTGAAATGGGTATTATCTGCATATTTCATTTTCACAGTTGCTTCTCTGTTATTGTTATGGCGTGAAAATGTGGACTTGGTTAGGTGCAAATCAAGCTAGTATTGGAGCTGTGTGTTTTAAGTTACTCTATTCAAAGCTTCTGTCTTTTTGAAACCATTCAATGTTTATTTTATTGCATACCTTTAGTATATCGCTTTTTTGTTGGTTGAGGATTAGATCAAACTAGGAGTGAATTCTAAGCAAAGGTGAGAGAGTAAATTGCCAGAAAGTTCTCTTTTTTGGTCCAGCAGTTTTGATTGATCTTTTGGGCCCCTCtgaattttcttttcaatttgtttAGAAACTCAGACTTTCCCACTACAAACCAACCACATTTATTAGGATTGATTAGAACCTTTTCCCAGATTTCGATACGCAGATATCACTTGATTCTCAAGCAAAAGGGTTCATGTCTGAATGTCTGATGTGCCCTGCTTTCCGGTGATGCATTGATGGTTTCATCATAATGCAGGTGAAGTCCCAGATGGGGGATTGTGAGATGCTTAGTTGTTGAATTTCAAGATGGATAGGCGGAGTCGGCTGTGGCAAAGGAAATCATCAGACAAGAGTTCTGGTGAGACTGAGAGTTCGGGATCGATATCTTCTCATTCTGAAAGATTTTCTGATGATCAGGTAGCTGGTATTCACATTGTTCTGAAATATCTTCAGTCTTTTGCCTTATGAGTGATTGGATTGTCGAATTCTATGAGATTTGGAAATTTTCATGATTCTGCCTAACTGGTTATTAGTTTCTTACTTTACCATCATTTGCATAAATCATGTCTTCATTGTTAGCGTGATCAGTTTGGTTATACAACATCTAGAATCTTAATATTGATGGAATCTTCTAATCTTGGTATGTTCTACTATTTCGTACATAGCAAACATATGGTTAAACCAATGTCACCCACCTCTATGTTAGATGGATCCTCATCCACTGCACTACAATGTCTTTGCTGATGGCTAAAGACATGATTTTCTGTACTGGCCATAAAATGTCTTTGCTGAACTCTCTAGACCAAGGTCAACAGTGCTAGCGAATGATCAATTACCCAAAATAGCATATGTACATGAGTGCCATCTGAATACTTGTTGGCTTGTCCTCTAAGTGCAGGAGTTTGAATGTGTGAACTTGTTGGGTCCCATAGCAGCTTGAAACATTTATACATACTAATTTAGGTACCATCATGAAGAACAAATAACTAATTGGTAGCTGGATAGTGTTGCTCATTTATGAGATTTTCTTCATGTTTTGGTCTACTGATGCCATCCAAAAAATTAGTTCCTTGTCAATTGTCATTCAGCTATCTGGTTGCTTCTAAAACTCCCCACATGTATAGGCTTCTCCACAAGAGCCCAAACATGAAAATTCACTATAAATTGAAAAGTTGCACTTATGTATAAGATTCGAGGAAGATTTGGTCCATCGGTGTTCCCACTTACTAGAAGCTAACTAATCTGTTCGGACATAGGCcaaaaattattttatattCTAACATCATTCTTTGCTCTATCAAGTGGTTTGGTTGAAGAGTCTAATTTTTCCCTACTTTGATGTCAAAGGCATTCCCAACTCATAGCATTCAGTCTCTGGAAGTCACTTCTAAAGCTCTACGCAGTGATGAAGAACTTAATGAAAGTGTTGGGACTTTGAAGGAGAAACTATCAGCTGCTCTTCTTGACAGTAATGCCAAAGATGAATTGGTAAAGCAGCATGCTAAAGTTGCAGAAGAAGCTGTCTCAGGTTTTTATGCTTTCCTTTTGTTCCCTTGCATTTAACTTCAGTTAGAAATTAGGATACCTATTGAATCTTAATGCGCAGAATCTACGTGTCCAGTTGTTGTCTTATGTGCACAATAATACTGTGCTTTCCTCATCAGCTTAAGATTTTGGATTCCAGTTGTTGACTAACTTTATGCGCTTCACTCTGTATAAAAGCAAGTTATGGAATATACCCCTACATAAATCATCTAAACTGGAAAAAAACATGTAGACAAATAAAGAGAAgcaaaagcttttttttttctgtacaCTTATGTTTCTGCCTATGATTTGAGGAAACAGTTTGATTTTCAAAGACCAACAGTTTTATAAAAGTCGTACTCTTATTGTTACTAGAGAAGGTTCACTCATCTTATCTTTCTTCAAGTCTTTCTAGAATGGGTGCCCTGAGTTTATAGAAATGGAAAATATTGGGTGTTGCTGAGCTGTTCCGTTTAGGGGTCAATGGTATGTCAtagattttcttttatattttattaagttttcttttctgaaaatgGCCCCATTAGTTCTTTCTCTTTGCCATTTCAAATGTTAGGCTGGGAGAAGTCTGAAAATGAAGTGTTGGGCTTAAAACAGCAACTTGAGGCTACAAATCAGAAAAACTCGGCTCTTAAAGACCGAGTTGGTCATCTTGATGGAGCACTGAAAGAATGCGTGAGGCAGCTTCGACAGGCAAGAGAAGAGCAAGACCGGAATACTAATGAGGTTGTTGCTAAGAAAACTCGTGAATGGGATAGTTCAAAGTCCATACTTGAGAGCCAGCTTGCTGATCTCCAAGCACAACTTCAAGCTGCTAAAACTGAAGCTGCTGCCTCTATTGGTAAGGATCTCCGGTTAAAGCTTGAGGCTACTGAAAAAGAGAACTCTGCTCTTAAGCTTAGACTTCGCTCTCGAGTCAAGGAGCTTGAAATTGCAACTATAGAGAGGGATTTGAGCACCCAAGCTGCTGAAGCAGCGAGTAAGCAACATTTAGAGAGCATAAAAAAGGTTGTTAAGCTTGAAGCTGAGTGCCGTAGGCTAAACGCCTTGGCACGTAAAGCACTACCAGATAATGGTCACAAATCCTTTTCTACATCCTCAGTTTATGTAGAATCCATTATAGATAGCCAATCAGATAGTGGGGAGAGGGTACTGGCAATTGAGTTGGATACAGATAAAGTGAGTGACTTGGAGCCAAGTGAATGTGATTCAAGCCAGTCAAATTCACGTACATCTGCTCGTATCACAGATCCTGATAAATTTAATAAAGAAAAAGGTGTTGGAAAAAATCTAATGGTTCCTTCAGTAGATATCAATCTCATGGATGATTTTCTTGAAATGGAAAGGTTTGCTGCAACGCCAGTTACAAAAAATAAGAACTGTTACCTTGAGGCAGGACTCAGATCAAACCAGTGTACTGCTGGAAAAAACCTTCTAGAAACTGAACTTGAAACCATGATTCAAAGGACTGCGGAACTGGAGGGGAAGTTAGAGAAGATGGTGACAGAAAAAGTGGAACTTGAGATGACTATGACTGAGTGCGAAAAGGAGATTCAGACATTAAAAAGTCAGCTACTGGAGGCTGATTTGAAgttggaagaccttcaaacacaGTTGAATATTGCAAATGGATCAAGGTATGCTGCAGATGAAGAAGTAAAGGCCTGTCAAACAATGAGAGAAGTGGCTGAGTCACAACTAAGATCCGTTCAAACTGAACTTGACTGCATGATTTTAAAAGTCAGTGCACTAGAAGAAGATGTCTCAAAGGAGCGAGCTTTATCAGCTGAAAATGAGGCCAAATGCCAGAAAGTTGAGAATGAGCTATTGATAATGAAACATGAAGCTGAGCTCCAGCGTATGGCTAGTACTAGTGGTGATTTGAAGATACAGCAGGTCAGTTTTCTTGGGCAATAAACCATATCTAATGAAAGAACAGCAAAAACCAATATATATAGTTTGTAGTAAAATGTTGGGCATCCAAGGCAACACAATGTAGAAATGAGACTGTAAAATGAATAATAGTAATGAGCAGAAAAGATGAGTAAAAATTGATCTTTTGGGGAAAATATGAGAGTTGGACGGCACAATGTAGTGCTAATAGATGAAGAATTATGCTTATTAGTTGGTATGGGCAAATACAATGTAGATCGTTAGAAGCACCCATAACCAGAGTAAGAACAATAAAAGACAACATGGAAGAATGAATATGAAAAGTCTAAAACAAATTAGATTTAATAGGAGATACTGCTATAGTAGAAAAATGTAAGATCAGAGTTGCAGTGGCTGACTCCATATTGAGTTTAGAACTTCTGAagtatcttctttttttttttttttttgttcaagcAGCTCTCCAGTTTTTAACTAGAAAATGTGGTATTAGCCAGTTCTTTTAGTGGAATTATGTAATAAATGTGAGGTCCCTAACACGTCTGGCTCCTAGACTTTAATTGGCTTGCATCTCATAACATGATCAGCTATACGCGTACTTTTCAtttatgttggtttttatatgTTCTTGTTTATGGCAGGAGAAAGAGCTGGCATTGGCTGCAAGTAAATTTGCAGAGTGCCAGAAAACAATTGCATCTCTTGGCCAACAGTTGAAATCACTTGCAACATTGGAGGACATCTTAATGGACTCAGATACGCCATCGGACCTCATTGATGAAGCTATGCATTCATGACCTGAATAATCCAAGGATGGTAAAAGTCTCGAAAGCAGCATATGACTGGTCAGATGCTTCAACAATTGGCTGTGACAGATCGGCATTCTTTATCAATAGCCCATCACCATTACCATCAAAGTTAAAGAATTGGAGACCTTTTGGGCAGAGGTAAGAGTGGGACTGAAAAACAATTATAATAAGAAAcattgaagaaacaaaaagttGTCATTGTAGATGGAGCAGGTCTGTTTTGTGGTGATGTCTTTGCCTGTTGATTCAATACCCGTGAATCGACGGTTTGTATTTACACACGAGGTACTTCTTTCGGgagcagcaatttttttttttatctttccaTTTAAGGGGGGAGGAGTAATGTAAATAGGGAGAGCAGTACTATCATTGAAAGAAGGTACAGTATAGTCATACATAACATATAAGATATGTGTTCTTCAGAGTCCCACATTTCAGGTATTTGAAGCTCATATTGCTTTCGAATTGTGAGTCTCTTTCACTAATGTGATATAAGTCATATAACCAGAATAAAAAAGACCTTTTTGATACGTCACCTATTGCATTATGAATGGTATTAAGCTGTTTCTTTTCCACATGTCGATTTTGCTCTTGCCTAATTTTCTTAATTGTTGATGATAAGATGTTGCTGTGAATAATATAGTAAGCTGTTGCTTTCTCCAATTGTCCGATTATGCTTTTGCATAATAATGTTCATAATTGTTGATGTTAAGATATAACCGTACTTGATATTAAGCCGTTGCTTTCTCCGGTAGTAGTCGAGTTTGCTTTTTGGTAAATGTTATTGATCGTTGCTGTTAAGATGTTGCTGTTGATGTTAAGATATAACCGTACTTGATATTAAGCCGTTGCTTTCTCCGGTAGTTGTCGAGTTTGCTTTTTGGTAAATGTTATTGATCGTTGCTGTTAAGATGTTGCTGTTGATGTTAAGATATAGCCGTACTTGATATTAAGCCGTTGCTTTCTCCGGTAGTCGTCGAGTTTGAACGACTAGTAGCTGTTGCTTTCTCCAACTGCCATTTTGCTTTTTTGTCTACTTTTCTTAATTGTTGATGTTAAGATCGTACAAGGAAATTGAATGCATTAAAGTCTCCTTCGTTCAGTTCTTCATCAAAGTGGTTTACTTACGAGGTTACAGGATAATTTATTAGCTTCATATTGCAAAGAAAACAGAGGGAAAATGGTGCTTTTTGTACTTTCAGATTTAAAGTTAcaatttctaaaattttcaagccatttttattattatttattttatttgtttatatcAGTTTATTCATTTATTGAGAAACCTAATCTAAAAATGAAatggaaaataaaaattcatAGAAAATTAAACATTTAATTCTGATTTGATTGTTTTGTCCCCACTGGCCTAGCTAGGAGAAACTATTAATAGGTCTATAGACCAAAAGAGATAAAAATCATAGAGAAGAGAAGATGAGCTGTGCCAGCAGCCCAGAATACCCCTCTTCTAGTATTCTATAGTCTTCATATAGCCGGGAAATATGGTGCTCATTAAAAGTTCCTTTATGGAACCAGATACACCATCTGTGTGCCCTAACAATGGGGGTAAGGCAAGAGTTTACCTACCTCATTGCTCCAGTCTTAAGCAGATCGTGATGGTTGATCTCGATACTTGTTATGGTGTTATGATGTTTTCTTGCTGTTAATGTGCTGGCATGTGATCGGGCAGTTTTAACACTGTGTGGATGAGGGTGAAGTTCTTCTCGATGTTGGCAACTGGGATGTATTGTGGCTCTCGAGATTGATTGTCTATCGCTAGCTCTAGCTCGTGAAAAATGACGATTATTGTGGTTAAAATCCATTCCAAGCCTCAAGGATCGAATAAAGCACCTTGGAATTTACATTATCCTTTCCGGTTTCTCacctatatatataattttattgaTCAAGTAATAaagtttctttttttccttcttaaaAAAGTACAAGATCACATTGTTTGCGTCTTTTGTTTGGTTCGAATTTACATTTAATCTGGCGTTACGTGTCACTGAAAAATAAACGCACAAGATCACTTTCATCATTTGCCTTGAAAGAGTAAAAAGATAGAGAGTGAAAATTTAATTGTGCATGATAGAACTTGCATAAAAGGCTTGTACAATTAATTTGCCGAATTAGGGTGTCGGCTGTCTGAGGAGTACAAATTAGGCAAAGAAATCTGGGTGGGTTGTAATAGACGGCAACAGTACGTTCAGACAAGGACTGGTGATTTAAGAGGAATAACCAGGAAGGATACTGTTGGGCGGATCCGGGTCCACATAGGATCGATCATCTTCGTTTTTATCGCCGTAAAACTGTGACTTGTTTAGTGAAAGCAACTAATATCCAACTACTAACTGACCCTAACACACACTCATGCTAGTTTGGTCGACTCTGTAGTTCTGTTTGTCACTTTGTCCGTGATATCACAGTTAGGTTGGTGATACATTTCTTCTCTCTCCCTCTGTAATATCTATCTCTTTCCTTGCTTTATCCGCCTTCTGTTCACTGTAcatgttctatatatatataatgcttGTACGTCTCTTGGTGTAAATTGAACTAGGCTGAGGCTGAGGCTGAGGAGGATCATTGTCAATTAGTATGGGGTTGTTCAAGAGAGAGGCTCGTGTGGTTTACGAGCCGGCGAGCCGAGTTGATGTCAGTCCGGCCAGT encodes the following:
- the LOC133724669 gene encoding filament-like plant protein isoform X1, which gives rise to MDRRSRLWQRKSSDKSSGETESSGSISSHSERFSDDQVAFPTHSIQSLEVTSKALRSDEELNESVGTLKEKLSAALLDSNAKDELVKQHAKVAEEAVSGWEKSENEVLGLKQQLEATNQKNSALKDRVGHLDGALKECVRQLRQAREEQDRNTNEVVAKKTREWDSSKSILESQLADLQAQLQAAKTEAAASIGKDLRLKLEATEKENSALKLRLRSRVKELEIATIERDLSTQAAEAASKQHLESIKKVVKLEAECRRLNALARKALPDNGHKSFSTSSVYVESIIDSQSDSGERVLAIELDTDKVSDLEPSECDSSQSNSRTSARITDPDKFNKEKGVGKNLMVPSVDINLMDDFLEMERFAATPVTKNKNCYLEAGLRSNQCTAGKNLLETELETMIQRTAELEGKLEKMVTEKVELEMTMTECEKEIQTLKSQLLEADLKLEDLQTQLNIANGSRYAADEEVKACQTMREVAESQLRSVQTELDCMILKVSALEEDVSKERALSAENEAKCQKVENELLIMKHEAELQRMASTSGDLKIQQEKELALAASKFAECQKTIASLGQQLKSLATLEDILMDSDTPSDLIDEAMHS
- the LOC133724669 gene encoding filament-like plant protein isoform X2; amino-acid sequence: MDRRSRLWQRKSSDKSSGETESSGSISSHSERFSDDQAFPTHSIQSLEVTSKALRSDEELNESVGTLKEKLSAALLDSNAKDELVKQHAKVAEEAVSGWEKSENEVLGLKQQLEATNQKNSALKDRVGHLDGALKECVRQLRQAREEQDRNTNEVVAKKTREWDSSKSILESQLADLQAQLQAAKTEAAASIGKDLRLKLEATEKENSALKLRLRSRVKELEIATIERDLSTQAAEAASKQHLESIKKVVKLEAECRRLNALARKALPDNGHKSFSTSSVYVESIIDSQSDSGERVLAIELDTDKVSDLEPSECDSSQSNSRTSARITDPDKFNKEKGVGKNLMVPSVDINLMDDFLEMERFAATPVTKNKNCYLEAGLRSNQCTAGKNLLETELETMIQRTAELEGKLEKMVTEKVELEMTMTECEKEIQTLKSQLLEADLKLEDLQTQLNIANGSRYAADEEVKACQTMREVAESQLRSVQTELDCMILKVSALEEDVSKERALSAENEAKCQKVENELLIMKHEAELQRMASTSGDLKIQQEKELALAASKFAECQKTIASLGQQLKSLATLEDILMDSDTPSDLIDEAMHS